A genomic segment from Fusarium fujikuroi IMI 58289 draft genome, chromosome FFUJ_chr04 encodes:
- a CDS encoding related to ABC transporter: MAPSINEKENEKVVGGSDATSTPEDAVVNAEGSDAPSPGEEGEIEGSWGDYKRILTYAGPTEYLMQGIALIAAIGSGAGIALQNLIFGQFITTITDFTSGDSQPSKFRKEVADLALYFVYLGIGRFVLSYIWNVFLTYSSYRIVRNIRKEYLRAALRQEAAYYDFGSGGSIATQATSNGRLIQTGIAEKLGLFFQGIAAFLTAFIVAFIVQWKLTLICLCIAPATIIVMTVVATMEAVHEVKILEIHGQANSLAEGILASVRTVHAFEMRARLVDKFDKHLEEAHTVGKKISILFGLMFSADYTIIYLGFGLAFWQGVRMLSTGEIKSSGVIFTVLLSVVIAAVQLTQLTPYTIDFSRAMSGAAQLFTLIDRASAIDPLSKDGETPSETVGHVELENVSFAYPTRPGVTVLEDFSLNVPAGKVTALVGQSGSGKSTIVGLIERWYNPKSGTIKLDGRPIDKLNLNWLRRNVRLVQQEPVLFEGSVFDNIKHGLVGTEWENSPAEQQMERIQEAAKMAFAHNFIMELPEGYNTQIGQRGGLLSGGQKQRVAIARSVVSQPKVLLLDEATSALDPHAESVVQQALDKASEGRTTIVIAHKLATIRKADNIVVMSKGSIIEQGSHESLIAQDGAYAKLVKIQNLAVENDPSNVSADEEEEVAPEGDKEELGLSKTVTQYETHVQERLEAGKELGNYDNHKQMGIFYVVYRLIRESPEVAWSYFFVLAGCLGAVAAFPGQAILLAHVVEVFTLTGDRMRDRGDFYASMFIVLAAGLLVSYFALGYATNTIAQFLSHKLRKQSLRDILRQDLQFFDRKENSTGALASRVDSNPQSILELMGFNVALILIAILNLAACSLLAIIHSWKLGLVVVCAGLPPLVSSGYFKIRLDAKLDRDTSKRYSTSASIASEAITAIRTVSSLAIEESVLDKYVDELNQAVTGSKNDLFRIMIFFALTQSIEYWFQALGFWYGCRLLSFGDISMYNFFVAFLGVFYSGQASAQLFQFSTSITKGVNAANYIFWLNQLQPNVQETPENRDNGPKSGGPIVLYDVRFSYPLRPHAPVLRGIDLDVKPGQFVALVGASGCGKSTMIAMLERFYDPSSGTISIANSALPNLNPRLYRRIIGLVQQEPTLFQGTIRENIALGVDDPETEGKDPSTSVPDKRIEAALRAANAWDFVSSLPEGLDTQAGSNGAQLSGGQRQRIAIARALIRNPKVLLLDEATSALDTESEKIVQGALAEAAKEGDRITIAVAHRLSTIKDADKICVFLGGKITESGTHQELLAQGGLYRKMCEAQALDS; encoded by the exons ATGGCTCCCAGTATCAACGAGAAGGAAAATGAAAAGGTCGTAGGTGGCAGCGATGCGACCTCAACtcctgaagatgctgttgTCAACGCGGAGGGCAGCGATGCTCCCAGTcctggagaagagggagaaatCGAGGGTTCTTGGGGTGACTACAAG CGTATCCTCACATATGCAGGCCCTACAGAGTATCTAATGCAAGGCATTGCTCTCATTGCCGCCATAGGTTCAGGTGCCGGTATCGCTCTCCAAAACCTCATCTTTGGGCAGTTCATCACCACAATCACCGACTTTACATCTGGAGATTCTCAGCCTAGCAAGTTCCGAAAAGAAGTTGCTGACCTAGC ACTCTACTTTGTGTACCTTGGCATTGGTCGATTTGTTCTCTCCTACATCTGGAACGTCTTCCTCACCTACTCATCTTACCGCATTGTACGCAACATTCGAAAGGAGTACCTTCGCGCTGCTCTTCGACAAGAGGCTGCCTACTATGACTTCGGGAGCGGCGGTTCCATCGCTACGCAGGCTACCTCCAACGGCCGCTTGATTCAAACCGGCATCGCTGAGAAActtggtctcttctttcagGGCATTGCTGCCTTCCTCACTGCCTTTATTGTCGCTTTCATCGTGCAGTGGAAGCTGACTCTTATCTGCTTATGTATCGCTCCGGcaaccatcatcgtcatgacTGTTGTTGCTACGATGGAAGCTGTTCACGAAGTCAAGATCCTCGAGATTCACGGCCAAGCCAATTCGCTCGCTGAGGGTATCCTCGCTAGCGTGCGCACTGTTCACGCTTTTGAGATGCGAGCTAGACTCGTCGACAAGTTCGATAAGCATCTCGAGGAAGCTCACACCGttggaaagaagatctcCATTCTCTTTGGTCTCATGTTCTCTGCCGATTACACCATCATCTACCTCGGTTTCGGACTCGCTTTCTGGCAGGGTGTGCGTATGCTCTCAACTGGCGAAATCAAAAGCTCGGGCGTCATCTTCACGGTTCTCCTCTCTGTTGTCATTGCGGCTGTTCAGTTGACCCAGCTCACCCCATACACTATCGACTTCAGCCGTGCCATGTCTGGTGCAGCACAGCTTTTCACTCTCATCGACCGAGCGTCAGCTATCGACCCCCTTTCCAAGGATGGCGAGACACCATCGGAGACAGTTGGACatgtcgagcttgagaatGTTTCGTTTGCCTACCCCACCAGACCTGGTGTCACAGTGCTTGAGGACTTCTCTCTTAACGTGCCTGCTGGTAAAGTCACGGCACTAGTAGGTCAATCAGGATCAGGCAAGAGCACTATTGTCGGTCTCATTGAGCGGTGGTACAACCCCAAATCCGGCACTATCAAACTGGACGGTCGTCCCATTGACAAGCTTAACCTCAACTGGCTCCGCCGAAACGTCCGGCTCGTCCAGCAAGAGCCTGTTCTCTTTGAGGGTTCTGTTTTCGACAACATTAAGCACGGGTTAGTTGGTACTGAATGGGAGAATTCACCTGCTGAACAACAGATGGAACGGATCCAGGAGGCTGCCAAGATGGCTTTTGCTCACAACTTCATCATGGAACTTCCAGAAGGTTACAACACACAAATCGGACAGCGAGGTGGTCTTCTCTCTGGCGGTCAGAAGCAGCGTGTTGCTATTGCTCGCAGTGTTGTATCGCAGCCcaaggttcttcttcttgacgaggcTACAAGCGCTCTTGATCCTCACGCCGAGAGTGTCGTTCAGCAAGCACTCGACAAAGCATCCGAAGGCCGCACTACCATCGTTATCGCTCACAAGCTCGCCACCATTCGCAAGGCTGATAACATCGTCGTCATGTCCAAGGGTTCTATCATCGAGCAGGGCTCTCACGAGTCCCTAATTGCTCAAGATGGTGCCTACGCTAAGCTCGTCAAGATTCAGAATCTTGCAGTCGAGAATGACCCCAGTAATGTTTCGgctgacgaagaagaggaagttgCCCCTGAAGGAGACAAGGAAGAGCTCGGTCTTAGCAAGACGGTTACCCAATACGAAACCCACGTCCAGGAGCGTCTCGAGGCTGGCAAGGAGCTTGGCAACTATGACAACCACAAACAAATGGGCATCTTTTATGTCGTTTATCGTTTGATTCGTGAGAGCCCAGAGGTCGCTTGGTCGtatttctttgttcttgCGGGATGTTTAGGAGCTGTTGCAGCATTTCCCGGTCAGGCTATTCTGCTAGCACACGTTGTTGAGGTCTTCACCCTGACTGGTGACAGGATGAGAGACCGCGGCGATTTCTACGCAAGCATGTTCATCGTTCTCGCTGCCGGTTTGTTGGTGTCGTACTTTGCTCTTGGCTATGCTACCAACACCATCGCTCAGTTCCTCAGCCACAAACTCCGCAAGCAGAGTCTCCGGGATATACTTCGTCAAGACCTTCAGTTCTTTGATCGCAAGGAAAACAGCACTGGTGCTCTGGCCAGTCGTGTAGACTCCAATCCCCAGTCGATCCTCGAGTTGATGGGCTTTAACGTGGCCCTTATCCTTATTGCTATTCTCAACCTGGCTGCCTGCAGTCTCTTGGCTATAATCCACAGCTGGAAGTTGGGTCTGGTGGTCGTTTGCGCTGGTCTTCCTCCTTTAGTCAGCTCCGGTTACTTCAAGATTCGCCTCGACGCCAAGCTGGACCGGGATACCTCGAAACGATACTCCACCAGCGCTTCAATTGCTTCTGAGGCCATCACTGCCATTCGAACCGTTTCTTCTCTGGCCATTGAGGAGTCAGTCTTGGACAAgtatgttgatgagctgaacCAAGCCGTTACTGGATCAAAGAACGACCTTTTCCGAATCATGATCTTCTTTGCTCTGACTCAATCAATTGAGTATTGGTTCCAAGCTCTTGGTTTCTGGTATGGCTGCCGTCTCCTTTCATTTGGTGACATCTCCATGTACAATTTCTTTGTCGCCTTCTTGGGAGTCTTCTACTCTGGTCAGGCTTCTGCTCAGCTCTTCCAATTCTCCACCAGTATCACCAAGGGAGTCAACGCTGCCAACTACATATTCTGGCTCAATCAGCTCCAGCCCAACGTCCAAGAAACACCTGAGAATCGAGATAATGGTCCCAAGTCTGGAGGTCCGATTGTTTTGTATGATGTCCGATTCTCGTACCCTCTTCGACCTCATGCCCCCGTTCTCCGCGGCATCGACTTGGATGTCAAGCCTGGGCAATTTGTCGCGCTTGTCGGCGCATCGGGCTGTGGAAAGTCAACTATGATAGCTATGCTTGAACGGTTCTATGATCCGTCAAGCGGCACAATCAGCATTGCTAACTCGGCACTTCCCAATCTCAACCCTCGCCTCTACCGCCGCATCATTGGTCTGGTTCAACAAGAGCCAACTCTTTTCCAGGGTACGATACGAGAGAATATTGCTCTTGGTGTCGATGATCCAGAGACCGAAGGTAAGGACCCTTCCACTTCGGTTCCTGACAAGCGGATTGAGGCAGCGCTCCGCGCAGCCAATGCATGGGACTTCGTCTCGTCTTTGCCCGAAGGCCTCGATACACAGGCTGGATCAAACGGCGCGCAACTGTCTGGAGGACAGAGACAGCGAATCGCCATCGCCCGAGCCCTGATCCGTAATCCCAaggtccttctccttgacgaaGCTACAAGTGCACTTGACACCGAGAGCGAGAAGATTGTACAAGGCGCATTGGCAGAAGCAGCGAAGGAAGGAGACCGCATTACCATTGCTGTTGCTCATCGCTTGAGCACAATCAAGGACGCTGACAAGATTTGTGTTTTCTTGGGTGGCAAAATCACAGAGTCGGGAACGCATCAAGAGCTGCTTGCTCAGGGTGGATTGTATCGAAAGATGTGCGAGGCACAGGCTCTGGACAGTTAG
- a CDS encoding related to integral membrane protein, with amino-acid sequence MNPTPPPYEEVPQSKLLPGGTHESHQHLLPPPPSPNLLSSKVDGSSFDDFRRMSSSPSPCPSPIPLRQFSQQGADPPAETPPSKWRQFWVKNKPAAYVALSQFFGALMNLSARLVELEGDGMHPVQALLMRHSITALFCSAYMWWNKTPDFPLGKKEIRWLLWLRGASGFWGIFGVWYSMMYISLADATVITFLAPGVAGFICWFALREPFTRIEQLATLVALLGVVLIARPASLFSGSDDDKSTTEPPEASGIPDIDHEATPEERLIAVGIALLGVLGAAGAFTTLRTIGKRAHPLISVNYFGIISTFIALSMLIFAPILDIQQPGLRWVTPTTVKQWVLLLPLGVLGFIMQYLLTAGLGADKSNRANSMVYTHMLFAASFDRWVFGHRMDFISGAGCTLILGSAIGVVMLKKPPAAKQPLDDVERHGNLEGEMEGSPMLVPDSGASEELRLSR; translated from the coding sequence ATGAATCCAACTCCTCCGCCGTATGAGGAGGTTCCTCAGAGCAAATTGTTGCCTGGGGGCACCCATGAATCACATCAGCATTTGTTACCACctccaccatcaccaaaccTCTTGTCTTCAAAGGTTGATGGTTCGAGTTTTGATGACTTCCGCCGAATGTCATCGAGTCCATCTCCATGCCCTTCGCCAATACCTTTAAGACAGTTCTCACAGCAAGGAGCCGATCCACCAGCCGAAACTCCACCGTCGAAATGGAGGCAGTTCTGGGTAAAGAATAAGCCCGCTGCCTACGTTGCTCTATCGCAATTCTTCGGGGCTCTAATGAATCTCAGTGCTCGTTTAGTCGAACTCGAAGGCGACGGCATGCATCCCGTTCAGGCTCTACTAATGAGACACTCCATCACAGCACTATTCTGTTCGGCTTATATGTGGTGGAACAAAACCCCCGACTTTCCCCttggaaagaaagagatcCGATGGCTGTTGTGGTTGCGAGGAGCAAGTGGTTTCTGGGGTATTTTTGGCGTTTGGTATTCGATGATGTACATCTCGCTCGCTGATGCTACTGTTATCACATTCTTGGCTCCTGGTGTTGCAGGTTTTATCTGCTGGTTTGCTCTTCGTGAGCCATTCACTAGAATCGAGCAACTGGCTACGCTGGTTGCTCTTCTAGGTGTTGTACTTATTGCTCGACCTGCCTCACTATTCTCGGGCTCTGACGATGACAAGTCGACTACCGAGCCGCCCGAGGCTAGTGGCATACCAGATATTGACCATGAAGCGACCCCTGAGGAGCGCTTGATAGCTGTTGGTATAGCCCTTTTGGGTGTTCTTGGAGCAGCTGGCGCCTTCACGACCCTCCGAACCATCGGGAAACGAGCACATCCTCTCATCTCGGTCAACTATTTTGGTATTATCTCGACTTTCATCGCTCTATCCATGCTCATCTTTGCCCCTATCCTCGATATTCAGCAACCAGGTTTACGATGGGTCACCCCAACTACAGTCAAGCAATGGGTACTCCTGCTACCCCTGGGTGTTCTGGGTTTCATCATGCAGTATCTCCTCACGGCAGGCCTCGGGGCCGACAAGTCAAACCGTGCTAACTCCATGGTTTACACGCACATGCTTTTCGCCGCAAGCTTCGATCGATGGGTTTTTGGACACAGAATGGACTTCATTAGCGGTGCAGGATGTACTCTTATTCTAGGAAGCGCTATTGGTGTCGTCATGCTCAAGAAACCACCAGCCGCAAAACAACCTTTGGATGATGTCGAGAGACATGGTAATCTGGAGGGTGAGATGGAGGGCTCACCCATGCTTGTGCCCGATTCAGGGGCTTCAGAGGAACTGAGGCTTTCGAGATAA
- a CDS encoding related to TFIID subunit TAF19, producing MEPRARAGKNVGKMNFSHAELAQLLYAHGDVQNPLPETVRVLDEILTDFMQSIAFEATRAANYSGRQKIKYEDFEFAFRKNPAFLGKVQEVFEKQKEIKKAREILRDGEDEIIKDAADEEKKREKSDTRTGGAVGAATSRVEEELGEADDDAEAELDALGKKR from the exons ATGGAGCCTCGAGCGCGTGCCGGCAAGAATGTCGGCAAGATGAACTTTAGCCATGCAGAGT TGGCACAGCTACTCTACGCACACGGCGATGTTCAAAACCCACTCCCAGAAACCGTGCGGGTACTCGACGAAATCCTCACCGACTTCATGCAATCCATCGCCTTCGAGGCGACACGAGCGGCTAATTATTCAGGCCGCCAAAAGATCAAATACGAAGACTTTGAGTTCGCGTTCCGTAAGAATCCCGCGTTCTTGGGCAAAGTGCAAGAGGTATtcgagaagcaaaaggagatcaagaaggctcgTGAAATTTTGCGAGATGGTGAGgacgagatcatcaaggatgCTGCGGACGAAGAGAAAAAGCGAGAAAAATCAGATACAAGGACGGGAGGAGCAGTGGGAGCCGCGACGTCAAGggtcgaggaggagttgggtgaagctgacgatgatgccGAGGCGGAGCTCGATGCGTTGGGTAAGAAGCGTTGA
- a CDS encoding related to S-adenosylmethionine-dependent methyltransferase, putative: MDRNKNGFMGIFWKCARIGERLSPYISICCVLMAVSILLN; encoded by the exons ATGGATCGAAACAAGAACGG ATTCATGGGCATCTTCTGGAAATGCGCGAGGATAGGAGAAAGACTGAGCCCATATATAAGTATATGCTGTGTCCTCATGGCT GTTTCCATCCTCCTGAACTAA
- a CDS encoding related to SOK1 protein has protein sequence MTADQGFGGPVERSRRSLSTSGPGPNGEGETRPEKETARKPSTDEKDDAITTSKVLPRRYDSPSGTPAPVAAPLSRNPSEMSTTSSPGPESRRSPTPSQPLEPPVTKSSLGELEVSKIINNPKLRHDINFDPELHFRPNVEGDKGRRKHDRASIFWTTLKEELVEFIVDRDSFYAKHGTGDDWCLPKLLKSVKEIIQTLVPQRDRQFLDEGLNVELLMQQFHRGIADLEKLASWLSRVLKSHCAPMRDEWVDSMYKQLSNGNSNNDVEELVNGMRSLLSVLEAMKLDVANHQIRCLRPALIEETTAFEQKFLMKKLRNRKMDIGDAKPWYQEAARTYPTGAGKMYSCFGDMGVFFEGISRSMLPSAGEKPLPGTFFFDEDRLGRVRSDILDAINLDVCMRMYEDLERIAKLNSPPAFASAMSDDHEFNFNTPPSSSRPSSVTLSSADSASSSPRSSMVLPLYLNSETNEAKTRARNLRESLVALLQQAPHDQHYHEKWRSMAPSMALQIFRFTNAPMDMLVPFEEKLLENVCRISSPIYKEMEEAYRIRLLNELAMRVRYFKALSGVCLFSIATGNRVPTSSRSLDVGRDRDLDAAIRMGQQEGGIEDIATRIAHVGVVHWRIWARMAYVDDDDMSMD, from the coding sequence atgacGGCGGATCAAGGGTTTGGAGGCCCGGTCGAGCGATCGAGGCGGAGTTTGTCTACCTCGGGACCTGGGCCTAATGGCGAAGGAGAGACAAGACCTGAAAAAGAGACAGCCAGAAAACCGTCCACAGACGAGAAGGACGATGCTATAACTACCTCAAAAGTCTTGCCTCGCCGATACGATAGCCCTTCTGGTACACCAGCCCCAGTAGCGGCACCACTGTCACGAAATCCTTCCGAAATGTCAACAACATCTAGCCCAGGGCCTGAAAGTCGGAGATCTCCTACCCCATCACAACCTTTGGAACCTCCTGTAACGAAATCAAGTCTAGGAGAGCTCGAGGTTTCCAAGATCATTAACAACCCCAAATTGAGGCACGATATCAACTTTGACCCTGAGCTCCATTTCAGACCTAATGTGGAGGGAGACAAGGGCAGAAGAAAGCACGATCGTGCTAGCATTTTCTGGACAACACTTAAGGAGGAATTGGTCGAGTTCATCGTGGACCGAGACAGTTTTTACGCCAAGCATGGCACAGGAGACGACTGGTGCTTGCCAAAGCTTCTCAAGTCTGTGAAGGAGATCATCCAAACTCTTGTTCCCCAGCGCGACCGACAGTTTCTGGATGAGGGTCTAAACGTGGAACTTCTCATGCAACAGTTCCACCGAGGCATTGCTGATTTGGAGAAGCTTGCTTCGTGGCTCTCACGAGTCCTCAAATCTCACTGCGCACCAATGAGGGACGAATGGGTTGATTCGATGTACAAGCAGCTCAGCAAcggcaacagcaacaacgatgttgaggagcttgttAACGGCATGCGAAGTTTGCTCAGTGTTTTGGAGGCAATGAAACTGGACGTTGCAAATCATCAAATACGCTGCCTTCGACCTGCTCTCATTGAAGAAACAACAGCTTTTGAGCAAAAGTttctgatgaagaagctgcgaAATCGTAAAATGGATATAGGCGATGCCAAGCCATGGTATCAAGAGGCTGCTCGGACTTATCCTACCGGTGCCGGGAAGATGTACTCATGCTTTGGAGATATGGGGGTTTTCTTTGAGGGAATTTCGCGGTCTATGCTCCCCTCTGCCGGTGAGAAGCCTCTGCCTGGTActttcttctttgatgaGGACCGACTTGGACGCGTTCGATCGGATATTCTGGATGCCATCAACCTGGACGTCTGCATGCGCATGTATGAGGACCTTGAGCGGATCGCGAAGCTCAACTCGCCTCCTGCTTTTGCAAGCGCTATGTCAGATGACCACGagttcaacttcaacactCCCCCCTCGAGCTCAAGACCTTCCAGTGTTACACTGAGCTCTGCAGATTCAGCTTCGTCATCGCCACGCTCCTCCATGGTCCTTCCCCTCTACCTTAACTCAGAAACCAATGAAGCCAAAACAAGAGCCCGGAATCTCCGCGAAAGTCTGGTTGCTCTGCTTCAGCAGGCACCACACGACCAACATTATCACGAGAAGTGGCGTTCAATGGCTCCCTCTATGGCTCTGCAGATCTTCCGATTTACCAACGCCCCCATGGATATGCTTGTCCCCTTCGAGgagaagcttctggagaaCGTTTGTCGCATCTCTTCCCCTATCTacaaggagatggaggaggcgTACCGCATTCGCCTGCTTAACGAGCTCGCCATGCGCGTCCGCTACTTCAAGGCTCTTTCAGGTGTATGCTTGTTCTCGATTGCTACTGGTAATCGTGTACCAACAAGCAGCCGCAGCCTGGATGTAGGGCGAGACCGAGACCTGGATGCAGCCATCCGCATGGGTCAGCAAGAGGGTGGCATTGAGGATATTGCGACTCGTATCGCTCATGTGGGCGTTGTCCACTGGAGGATATGGGCACGCATGGCATAcgtcgacgacgacgacatgtCTATGGACTAA